The Methanosarcina acetivorans C2A genome includes the window AGGTAACTGAGGTTCCGCGGGATATTTACTCCCGAAGGGCAGGGTATGCAATACTTGCAGCCTGTGCAGTTGACTTTGATCCGGGATTTGTAGATCTCCTTAACCTCTTTGATAAGGTTTTTTTCTTCGGCTGAAAGGGAGTTAGATTGTCCTTCTTCTGCAATTCTCAGGTTTTCTATCAGGTGCTCCGATCCGGACATTCCGCTCAGGACGACGCTGATTTCGGGATAGTTCCAGAGGTAGCGGAAAGCCCATTCTGCAGGGGTTCTTTTTATCCCGGCACGGTCCCAGACCTTTTTAGCCTCTTCCGGAATTTTTGAAGCAAGGTTTCCGCCGCGCAGAGGCTCCATGATAACGACGGCCAGCCCCTTTTCTGCCGCATATTTAAGTCCCTCGACTCCTGCCTGGAAGTCCTCGTCCAGGTAATTGAACTGGATCTGGCAGAGGTCCCAGGGGTAGGCGTCAACGACTTCCTTGAAAACCTCCAGCTCGTCGTGGAAGGAAAAACCGGTGTATTTGATCTTCCCGGCTGCCCGAGCTCTTTCCAGGAACTCTATAACCCCGAAGCTCTTCATTTTCTCCCAGTAGCTTTTCTTTACGGCGTGCAGGAGGTAGAAGTCGATGCAGTCAGTCCGGAGTTTCTCAAGCTGCTCGTTTAAGAAGCGGTTCATGTCTTCCTTGCAGTTTACGCGCTTGCAGGAAAGTTTTGTTGCAAGGAGGACTTTTTCCCGATACCCATTGGCAAGGGCTTTTCCCAGGAAAACTTCTCCCATCCCGCCGTGGTAAGAATAGGCAGCGTCAACGTAATTTACCCCGTGGTCGATGGCGTAGCGGAGGAGTTCGGTTGCTTTCTTTTCATCTATTTTTTCCGGTGCTCCTTCGAGAATGGGAAGCCTCATGCAGCCGTAGCCCAGAATAGAGACCTTTTCGCCTGTTTTTCCTAATTTGCGGTACAGCATTTTTTACCTCTTAATCGTGTCTACCCGGCATATGGGATTAATGGGTCTAAACCTTTACTGCCCGAATTGCGATTCGGGAGCCCGCTGTCCGTTTCACTCGCTTCGCTCGCTCAAGCGGACTAATTTATAAACGAGTAACATTACTTTTATTTTTCTCAGGAGGACTGATTTAGTTATTTATCGGTGATTTTTTCGCAGGAGGGCTGATCGAAATGCTGCTAAGAGATACTATTATATCTGATCCTTTCCTATCACATATCGATTATTATGGGGAAGAATATCCAGGAAATCAAGGAAGTAAAGGGCTTTATGCCCAAGTCTGTTGTTTACGCTGAGAAGATAAATGAGGATTTTGGCGAAGGGCTTGCCAGCTTTTATCAGGCTATCTGGGCTGAGAGGGAAGACGGGCTTTCCATGAAGCAGAAGCACCTTATGGTCTTTGCTATTGCTTGTTCCAATAACAACATAGAAAGCGCAGTCAAAATCCTTGAAAGGCTTAAGAAATTCGAAGCCACAAGAGCCGAAATTTCAGACGCTATGATGATTGCTGCCTGGACCGGTGGAATTCAGAATTTCACGGATTTCAGTGTAGCTGTGCTGAAGGAAATGGAGAAACTCGGGTTTTAAGCAGCCATTTTTCTCCATTTTTTAAATCTTTTTTAAGATTTCTTTTTTAGTTCTTGTTATTCACCTATTCCAGTTCTTTTTCTCGAAACCTTTCGGGAACAATCCAGTTCCTGAATGGATGATGCGCGGTTTGCTTCTAGTTTTCAGGGTTCTTTTCCTTTTTTTTATTCGCTAAAAATGATCCCCGAAGTCCGAAAGATGGCATCTATGTACGTCTTTCCCGCTGCATTGTGCTTTCGGATTTTTTCCTTTAGCAACTATCCGGAGTTACGAAGTCGTGATCTACAGACCGATCAGGGATTACGGAGGTTGGGGCATACGCTACGGGTTAAAAAGGACTGCGTACAATGCAAAGGGCAACAGGGACGTATTTTTCGAATTTTGGGAAGGGAGTAAAGTAAAAAAATTAATGATTGGTTCCCAAACCCAGAAAAAATTTTCCGACGTAGTTAGCAGAGCAATAAATAAACAGAAGCCGGGATAAGTTTTCTTCAGTTTATTTAGCTTTGATGTTTTGTCTTTAAACCAAATTTATTCAGTTCAATTTTTTCAGTTCAAAAATTTCATTTTATTCTTTCCAGTATATCGGAATATTTGAGTTTTAAAAGTCTCGTAAGTCCCGAAAAAACCCGGTTAATCTTATCATTTATAAATTTTTCTATACTGTTTTTGGTTTTGGAATGTTTTTAAATATTTTCTTCAAGTGTTTTATTACTTCAGTTAATTTTTTATCATTCCCTGGATTTTTAAATAAAAAATGATATAGAACTCCTATTTTTTTTCGGAAGCTTTATTTACCCCGCTTTGATAGAGAAAAATAGAAAGATTTCAATCAAAGACCTTTCCAGTTAAAAACGTTTCCAGCGGCAGGAACGTACTCCTCTATTAAGTTTTCTTAAAAGTCACGGCTTTAACTAAGGTACGATACGTGTTTACTTTGAATGTGTTTACTTTGATTTGCTGAGTATGTGTAAGTTGTCTGTTTCGTATAATAAAACACCTGCCTGAGAAGTAATGTAAGGAATATGTTGATCAGGGCATATGTCTGGTCAGGTCGCTATAGGGAGGGTTGCTATGGAGCGTCCGGAAACAGGTTTAATTTTTCGAGAAGTACAGGATCTGCATAATAACATTTTTCTGATTTCTGTTCTCTATCCTGCCCTTCTGCTCTGGTACGTCGAGGTCTACAGCCTGGTCTTCGGAAAGCCTGCTGGGGTCCAGAATATTCCAGATATCTACTTATTTGCGCTCTGGTTTGTCTTTGGGGTATTTTTCCCTCTTCTGCTCTACTGTACAAAACATATCACAGAGGTCCGAAAAGATGGAATCTACATCCGTTTAATACCTCTGAACCCTTCATTTAAGAAAATTCCCATTTATGTGGTTGAAGATTGCAGGATTCAGGCATATGACCCATTTACCGGAAAGGATTACAAAGATTCATCCCCTTCCAGGAGAGCAAATTTCGTTGTAACCCTGCAGCTTATCAGCGGGAAAAGAGTAGTGATCAGCTCTAAAAACCCAAAAGAACTCCATCAGGCTATCATGTCTGCCGTGGCCAGCTTTTGATCTAGAACAATTGCAGTGGAGTTTTGCAAGCCATCTTTTTCCGGCGGACAGGCCGGTCCCAAACCTAGGCAGCGGAAAGCGAGATAACTGGAAAATTCCATACAGATTCCGGAATAGATCAACCAGCTAATGAGGATCCACCCTTTTTCAGATATTTCCAAAATTTTCAGAAATTCCAAAGTGGTTTAGAACTTACACACGGCCTGTTACTTTCCGGATTCCTGAAGAAACTCGATTAAAACAATTTTCCGGAATATTTCCTGGTTTGCGGATTATCTCAGGGTTTATATCTTGCCAGCCCAATATTAACCAGGGATTTCAGGTAGATTATGGGCAGGAGACATGACAGGCAAGAAGTTGTGTCATTTTCCAATTAGGTATTTTCTTCATGAAAACGGTAAGGGGGAAGTTTATTAGAAGAGAGACAGACGCAGATAGGGAGAAAAGGTTTTCAGGTGAAGGTACGGAAGCTCTTTATAGGGAGCATGCAGGAATACCTGTGATCGAACTCGAACTCAAAAGCTTTCTTCAGCTCTTTGATTCTTTTGATCCTGCCCCGTTTCACGAAAAAGAGCTTAATCTGGACGCAGAAGAATATCTCTATAACGCTGTAGATGAATTTCCCCTGAAAAAGCCCCTTGAAATTATGATATATCTGCCGTCTACCGAGGTCAATGCACAACTCGAAACCGACCTTAAAGAAGCTATAAAAAATCATTTCTCATATAAAAGACTCCTTGCCGAAATCGAACTGAAAAGGCTGCTTCATCAGGGGAGAAAGAACTTTATAATAGCTCTTATCTTCCTTTTTCTCTGCCTGCTAGTGATCCGACTGCTTTCGGCTTTTGAAGAAAGCCTGGTGAACACTCTTTTTTCTGAAGGGCTCCTTATTATCGGCTGGGTTGCAATGTGGGAGCCAGTTCATATTTTTCTTTACGGCTGGTGGCCGATTGTCCACAGGCGGAACATTTACGAAAAAATTGTACATATGGACGTCTATATAGGGACAGGGTCTCCGACAAAGGAAATGGCTCAAGGATACCGGTTCACGCCAAAAAAAAGGTTCTGAAAATTCTAAGATCCGAAGCTTGAAAATTAAACCCTTATTAAGGCCCGGTAAAGTCTTCTTAAAACCTTCATTCAAAAATCCGCGCGTCTACAACCACATGCAGGACACCCGGAGAATACTTCTTTATTCTTCGGATTGCCAGAACCTCAACTTTTTTTCCCAGGCATCTTGCAGCTTTTTTTATCCTTTCTTCAGGCCTGGTCCTGAAGAGATTTTCAGGCACCGTTTCATGGTAATGCAGGATTCCTCCGCTTTTTTTCAGAGCTTTTATACCCGGTTCCAGATAGTGGTGCGTTGTTCCCACATACCCCATTATAACCCTGTCAGCTTCTCCCTCAGGAGCAGCCTCCGCACAGTCTCCCTGAATCGGGGTAATAATGTCCTCTACTTGGTTCAGCCTGATATTTTCATTCAGGTAGGCAAAGGATTCGGGGTTTATTTCTATAGAGATAATTTTTTCCGGATGCGCATGGACAGCCATGGGAATTGAAAAGTACCCAATCCCTGCAAACATGTCCACAACTATTTCTCCCTGACCGAGTTTGCTCATCCTTTTCCTTTCTTCAAGGTTCCCCTTGGAATACATCACCTTTGTTACATCCTGTTTGAAAAAGCAGCCATGTTCTTTGTGGATGGTTTCGGCCCCGCTACCAAGAAGGAGTTCTCTTTTTGGTTGACGGAACTTCCCTTCTATCCCGAAGTCTCTGACAACGCTCCGACATTTAGGGTACATGGAAAGCAGGGCTTCTGCAATCTGAATTTTTTTGCTTTCGAGGGTTTCGGGGATGCTGACGATAATGATGTCTCCTAAAATGTGCCAGCCGGAAGGGATATGTTTCATTTCTGCTTCGGTTAAGGTGCCTGAAAGGTATTCTTTCAGGGAACAGGTTTTTTCCAGGAATTCGGGTTTTTCCTGTTTGATTACCGGAAAATCTCCTACTATTTCTCCTGCAGCCTCAGTAACCGGGATTTCAAGAAAGGTACCTGTTGAGGTCTGGATTTTTCGGATTTTTCTTGCAGGGTCCAGGAAATTTCCGGCAACTGCTTTTTCCCTGATTTCTTCTCCTTTTTCAGGCGGAACGCGGATTGTTCTATACATTGGGATTGAAGGATAGCAGGCATGGGATTAATGTTTTTTGTTTGGTCTCTTCTTGAAGTAATCACTGAAAATAATAAGATATTTAGCAGGGAGTATTATTTTACATACTAAATATAATTTAAATAAGAAATTACATATAGTAAAAGAGTATAAATCTCTTGTCAGCGAGGTATTCGATTAGTGGATACAGTATTTTTTTGCGTTCTGGAGCGAGCGATAGGGCGATGAAAACTCCTGTGATCAGTTCGAACTTTGTGTTTCATATCATTTTTGTATTTTTTTAGAAGTTTTGAAATTATGTGAGTTTTTATTGGTCGGAAAATATCCTGTTGATCGGGGAACACCCGGGTAAATAAGAAGTCAAAAGGGGCATTGTGGAAACTTCTTATACATCTGACTATCTCTGATTCGTTCTAAAATAACGGTTAATTTTTCAAGAAAGGTGTTGGGTAGGAGATGGTTTTGTATTTTTGTGTGAGTGTGGAATATTAGTAAAGGAAAAGATTCGGGAAGACACATTCAACGTATACATAAAGACATCCCGAAATCCATCTACAAGAACTATAGGACACAGAAATTGCGGACTTATTTTTGATTTTGTGGAGGAAAATTGGCCTAAGAAGTACTCTTCAAGAAAAGAATTGAAAATTTTAGCAGCACGCTTTGCGGAAAATAACAAGTTTTCTCCTGAAATTGTTTCAAAATTTCTGCTTGAGGTGGATAGGTTAAAATCCTGTGGTAAGCTTTCGGATGATAGAATTCTGGTGTATGCATACCAGAACGTTTTGAAAACTATGAGTGAAGTGAGCCAGTATTCTGAATAGAGAGTCTTAGTTTCTGAACAAAAATCATTAGTTACTTTGCAATATGAAGCCTTATGCTAATAATCTCGAACATCTTCTGGATGAACTTTCAAGAATAGACCTGATGGTACAAAGCTACCTCGAAAAAGTACTGGAGAGTTTTCCTGGAGCTGGCGATGAATTTAGAGGTCTTTACGTATCAGAAGCTGAAATCGAACAGATCCAAAAAAATCCCGGTATAGGAGGCCAGCAGGTAGTAGCAGATGCAAGAATTGAAAGACATAAGGTAATTGAGGCTATAATTGAGGCTATCAGAGAAGAAATAAATGCCAGAAAGATAGAAAGCCTGAGAAAAGGCACGGAATTGAGGCTTCATATTCTTTCGGAACTTTTTGGCCTTGATCCCTTTGAGATGGATATACTCTTAATCGGGCTTGCTCCGGAACTGGATCTCAAATATGAGAAACTCTATCCCTATCTTCAAAACGACGTAAATAAAAAAAGGCCAACTGTAGACCTTGTTCTTTCAATGTTTATTCCAGCAATTGAAGAAAAAATTAAAGCTAGAGAATATTTTTTACCTGATGCGTCCCTTAGAAAAAACCATCTGATTCATTTATTGGAGGGAGAAACAAACTCGAGTCTGTCTCTCATATCCAGCTTTATCAAAATAGATGATAGAATTGTTAATTTTTTGCTCGGTTATGATGATCTGGATACCAGAATTGGGAATTTTTCAGCTCTGATAAAATCGAAAAGATCTTTTGAAGACCTTATTCTGCCTGCAGATTTTAAAAGCAAGCTAATGAATATGGCAATCTGGTACAGCAGTAACAAGCTCCCGCTGAAACTTGTATTTTGCGGCCCTCTTGGAAGTGGGAAAAAAAGCGCGGCAGAAGCAGTTTGCAGAGTAGCGGGAATAAATCTGCTTGTCGTGAATTCCAGGGTTCTTTTTGAAGTTCAGTCTCTTGAAACATCTCTAGAAAATATTGATCTTATAAGGCGAGAAGCGCTTCTGCAAAATTCTGCACTGTATCTTCAAGCTTTTGATGTGGTTTTTGACGGCAAGGAAGCAATGAATTTTGCAGAAGCCCTAAACTAGGCCTTAAATAAGTTTCCAGGACTAATATTTTTGGCGGGCAAAGAGTCTATGGAATACAGTAAGGGTTCGATCAATAATGGTTTTGTTCCCTATTCCTTTCCCTTGCCTTCATACCTGGTCCGTAAGCAGCTATGGGAATCTTGTCTGAAAAATTACGAGCTGGAGGGAGGGATAGACCTGAATATGCTTGCAAGTAAGTTCAGGTTTAGCGGAGGTCAAATTAGGGACGCTGCCCACACAGCATATATTTTTGCAGGAGATAAAAATCCTGCCAGCCCTGTGTTATCTCCAGAAGATCTCCAGAAGATCTCCATAAAGGCTGCAAGGCGCAGTCCAATCAGAAACTGGGCTCTCTTGCCCTGAAAACCAGTCCGCATTATATATGGGAAGACATTGTACTTCCGAAAGAAACACTGGAACATCTAAAAGAAGTTTCCGGGTTCATCAAATATAAAGGAAAGGTGCATTTTGACTGGGGTTTTGAAAAAAAATGTCTCTTGGAAAAGGCCTGAATGTTCTCTTTTCAGGCTCTCCAGGAACAGGAAAAACTATGGCTGCTGAGGTTCTTGCAAATGATGTAAAACTGGATCTTTATAAAATTGACCTTTCCAGTGTTGTAAGTAAGTACATCGGGGAAACCGAGAAAAATCTGAAAAAAATCTTCGAAGAAGCTGAAACAAGCATGGATCTTAAGGCTTCAGGAACCATGAATGTAAAAGGAGCAATGGTAAATCTTAATTAATTTTTTAGGACTTACGTACTTGAGATCAAAATCCAAAAACAGCAAGTTTTGTATTTATACAAAAAGTTTTGGGCAGTAATCCAGATAGTAAAATTGTTCCTCATTTTTTGTCCCCGCAAAACGAAGGACCGTTCATTTTGTCGTCAAATAAGCATATTAAATCCCCTTTGTGTTTCTGGTAGCAGATAACACTCAGGGATTTATCGTTCTTTGTTATACTAAAATAAAATAGGAAGTAGATTTCCAATAGACCCGTTTTTTTTGCGATTTTTTAGAAAAAAAATTCCTGCATTTACAATGTATGGAAATATTTTGTAATTCTCAAATTACCATCATGCCCCTGTAGAAAATAGATGGTGTATGGTTTAGAAATCTATTGCCGGACAGGATTGAAAATCGAGATGTTGAAAGGTTGCATACAGGCCTTGGAATTGAGATCGAGATTGATGATTGGATTGCCTTGAAACATAAAAAAGACAGATCTGGTGAACGAAAATGACACAGTTAAAGATACTATTTGCCGATGATGAAATTCCAGATAGGAAATCTGTAGGGGATGATCTCGGAAAGGAAATCCCTTATGAAAAAGTTCTAGAAGACGAACTTAAAAAGCCTATTAACTCCAAAAAATATAGTTTATGGAGACATAAAAAAGCATTAGATGATATATCCAAATTAACCGTTGCTAATAGCTATAAAGATGCAATAAAATTAGCCGAAGACAAAGAACAGCAATTCGACATAGCTATCATCGATTTGCATTGGAATGATTATAAAGAAAATAAGAATGCTGGTTTTGAAATTTGTGAGAAATTAGAGGAAAATTCACAAGCTTTTAAGATTGTTTATTCAACTAGATTAAATGAAAATCCTGAATTACGAAAAAAAATTATTGATTTAAATGCATTGCCGCTTCATAAAATTTATACTAATCGTATTGATGATAAACAGATTGAAAAAAGTTGCGACCAGCTCAAATCTGTGGTATTATTTTTTGAAATGATTAAGGATCAAGGCACGTACCTTACAATTACAGAAAGAAAAACTAAAATTAAGGGTTTAGATGCTTCTTTGAGTGAGTCATCAGATATTTTAAAAATTTCTAAAAATCAGCAAAAATGGTATTTTCGAGTGATGATTGCCCTTTGGACATTTTTTATTATTTATTTCTTTTATCAAATTAGTACCACTGGATTGTCGGATGAGATAACATTTGTTTTCGATGTTTTTACCGTCCTTGTAGGATCGATTCTCTATAAGCTTATTAGTTCAAATCAGGAGAATATTATGAAGATTCTCGAAGAAA containing:
- a CDS encoding aldo/keto reductase; the encoded protein is MLYRKLGKTGEKVSILGYGCMRLPILEGAPEKIDEKKATELLRYAIDHGVNYVDAAYSYHGGMGEVFLGKALANGYREKVLLATKLSCKRVNCKEDMNRFLNEQLEKLRTDCIDFYLLHAVKKSYWEKMKSFGVIEFLERARAAGKIKYTGFSFHDELEVFKEVVDAYPWDLCQIQFNYLDEDFQAGVEGLKYAAEKGLAVVIMEPLRGGNLASKIPEEAKKVWDRAGIKRTPAEWAFRYLWNYPEISVVLSGMSGSEHLIENLRIAEEGQSNSLSAEEKNLIKEVKEIYKSRIKVNCTGCKYCIPCPSGVNIPRNLSYLNDVFMLDDVANARFQYGVLLSPEEKAGNCAECGECEEVCPQGISIRELLKEVRVYMEE
- a CDS encoding carboxymuconolactone decarboxylase family protein, translated to MGKNIQEIKEVKGFMPKSVVYAEKINEDFGEGLASFYQAIWAEREDGLSMKQKHLMVFAIACSNNNIESAVKILERLKKFEATRAEISDAMMIAAWTGGIQNFTDFSVAVLKEMEKLGF
- a CDS encoding DUF6141 family protein, yielding MERPETGLIFREVQDLHNNIFLISVLYPALLLWYVEVYSLVFGKPAGVQNIPDIYLFALWFVFGVFFPLLLYCTKHITEVRKDGIYIRLIPLNPSFKKIPIYVVEDCRIQAYDPFTGKDYKDSSPSRRANFVVTLQLISGKRVVISSKNPKELHQAIMSAVASF
- a CDS encoding class I SAM-dependent methyltransferase — encoded protein: MYRTIRVPPEKGEEIREKAVAGNFLDPARKIRKIQTSTGTFLEIPVTEAAGEIVGDFPVIKQEKPEFLEKTCSLKEYLSGTLTEAEMKHIPSGWHILGDIIIVSIPETLESKKIQIAEALLSMYPKCRSVVRDFGIEGKFRQPKRELLLGSGAETIHKEHGCFFKQDVTKVMYSKGNLEERKRMSKLGQGEIVVDMFAGIGYFSIPMAVHAHPEKIISIEINPESFAYLNENIRLNQVEDIITPIQGDCAEAAPEGEADRVIMGYVGTTHHYLEPGIKALKKSGGILHYHETVPENLFRTRPEERIKKAARCLGKKVEVLAIRRIKKYSPGVLHVVVDARIFE
- a CDS encoding AAA family ATPase, which gives rise to MSLGKGLNVLFSGSPGTGKTMAAEVLANDVKLDLYKIDLSSVVSKYIGETEKNLKKIFEEAETSMDLKASGTMNVKGAMVNLN